GCCGGAAGAGCGCGTGGTGGGTGTCCTACCGGTCGGCGAACGCCACGAGCGCCGACGTGTCGACGTACGCCTCAGTCCTGGCCGCCATAGACGACCCCGTCGATGTGGTGCGCGGCGAGGAGATTGTCGCGTCGAACGGCGGGCCGTCCATCCGGACGAACAAAGCGTGTTGCTTCGCGGGAAACCGCGATCGGCCGCTCCTGCGCCCGGCTATCGGCGGTGCGCCAGGACGGTCCCGCCGGCGGGGGCATCGGACGTCGAGCGACAGACCGCCATGGGGACCGTAACCGCGAGCAGGAGCGCGATCGCAGGCATGCGCAGGGAGAAATCCGCCAAGCTGTAGACCGCGATGGCCACGATCGACGCGGACGCGGCCGCGCGGACGAGGTCGCTTTCGCCTCGGCCGGGCTCCCCGCGCGAGCGCCACCCGAGCGCCAGGAGGAGCAGGACCGCCGCGGCCCCGAGGGCCAAAGGGCCGCCGTCGGTGAGCGCCTCGATCCAGTCGTTGTGGGCGTGGTCCCAGCCGCCCACCACGGCGGGAGGCCTGTAGGTCTCGAACGCGCTCTCGAACGTTCCGAGACCAGTGCCGGCGACCCAGTGGCCCGGGACCATCGTGAGCGACGCCCGCCACACCGGCACGCGGCCGCTCAGGGTCGCAAGATCGCTCCGCTCGGAGACGAAGCGCTCGCCGGGTGCCCGCACCTGCTGCCACATGAGCAGGGTCGTCGGGACGAGCAGCGCGGCGGCCAGCAGCCAGGCCCGGGAGCGGCGGAGCGTCACGCGGTACGCCAGGAACGCGGTGCCGACCAGCGCGACCGCAAGGCCGCCCCGGGAGTACGAGAGGATCACGCCGACCCAGATCGCCGCGGCCGCCGCCCCGCCCAGGAGCAGGCGCCCGCTGCCGGCCTCGCCGATGCCGAGCAGGCGCTCGCGGATCGAGCGGGTCTTCGGCAGCCTCCGGGCGCCGTCGAGCATCAGGCCCAGCGCGAAGGGGAGGGTCATGGCGAGGTAGCCGGCGAAGTGGTTGCGGTTGATGAAGGTCCCGCTGGCCTCGTCCGCGTAGTACTTCTTCGCGTAGGCGAAGATGTGCTGGTGCCCGGTCAGGTACTCCGCGGAGCCGTAGATTGCCTGGAACGTCCCGGAGGCGGCGATCGCCCAGGCCACCTGCCGCAGGTGGCCGCGGGTCCGGAACGCGGTGGCCGCGGCGAGGCCGAGCAGGACGTAGGCCGCCAGGCGAAGCAGGGCGTCCGTCGTCGCGGAGGGCTCGAGGCTGATGGGTGACCACGATCCCGCCAGCTCCGGCACGACGGCCGCGATCCGGGAGCGCGCGTCGGCGGTGGGCGCCGAGAGGAGCCGCAGAAGAACGGCCGGGAGAGGGAGGAGCTGCACCATGCCGACACCGATCAGGAGCGCCGCCGGCAGGAGCATCCGCCGCGCCCCGGGGGCCAGCCCGTCCGGGTCGTGGGCCATGACGAGGAGCGCCCCGAGCGCAAGCAGCGCGGCCGCGACCTCGAGGGTCAGGACCGCCCACGGCTCGACGCTGCCGAAGGGGAGCGGCGCCAGGACGAGGAGCGCGAGGAGCGTCCATCGGAGGCACGAGCGAGCGGTGTCGAGGGTCATCGGATGGGAGCCCACCGGGGGACCCGTCGCGGGCTCTCGAGGCCGATCGGCTTACGCCTGCCCGGCGCGCTGCCGCCCGCGCCGCCAGCGGGAGACCGCCGTCTTCGACTCCCCACGGTCCTCCTCGGCGTAGTGCCGGTAGTACTTGTACCGGTAGTAGTGGTAGTAGCCGCCGGACTCCTGGACCGCGTTCAGGACCGCCCCGATCACGCGCCCACGGGCCTGACGGAGGCGGCCCGTCGCCTGCGCGAGCGACGTTCGCGAAGTCTTCCCGGCGCGCACGACCATGACGGTCGCCTCCATCCGGGAGGACAGGATCACGCCGTCGGCCACCTGGATCGAGGGGGGGGAGTCCATGATCACGTGCTCGAACCGCCCCTCTTCGATCAGCTTCTCCACGAGCAGCTCGAGCCGGGAGGCGCCCAGGAGCTCGCTCGGGTTGGGAGGGATCGGGCCGCTGGTGATCGCCAGGAGGTTCGGCACCTCCGTGTCCTGGATCAGCTCCGCGGGGCGGGCGTTCCCGCTCAGGTAGCTCGAGAGGCCGGCGGCGTTCGAGAGGTTCAGCA
This window of the Terriglobia bacterium genome carries:
- a CDS encoding O-antigen ligase family protein, coding for MTLDTARSCLRWTLLALLVLAPLPFGSVEPWAVLTLEVAAALLALGALLVMAHDPDGLAPGARRMLLPAALLIGVGMVQLLPLPAVLLRLLSAPTADARSRIAAVVPELAGSWSPISLEPSATTDALLRLAAYVLLGLAAATAFRTRGHLRQVAWAIAASGTFQAIYGSAEYLTGHQHIFAYAKKYYADEASGTFINRNHFAGYLAMTLPFALGLMLDGARRLPKTRSIRERLLGIGEAGSGRLLLGGAAAAAIWVGVILSYSRGGLAVALVGTAFLAYRVTLRRSRAWLLAAALLVPTTLLMWQQVRAPGERFVSERSDLATLSGRVPVWRASLTMVPGHWVAGTGLGTFESAFETYRPPAVVGGWDHAHNDWIEALTDGGPLALGAAAVLLLLALGWRSRGEPGRGESDLVRAAASASIVAIAVYSLADFSLRMPAIALLLAVTVPMAVCRSTSDAPAGGTVLAHRR